In Hyla sarda isolate aHylSar1 chromosome 2 unlocalized genomic scaffold, aHylSar1.hap1 SUPER_2_unloc_5, whole genome shotgun sequence, the following proteins share a genomic window:
- the LOC130298378 gene encoding piggyBac transposable element-derived protein 4-like: MSRRRMYSTEEAYAFLASSSGSDSGEELLYLPSSSSSSTDSDEEPPRHRPRPGPSTSPSTNIEPGPSAISEWAPASNFIPNLPEFVATAGIRVDTVGLKEADFFQLFFSEELINLIVEETNRYAEQFIAANPQAYHARPYQWTPTNALELKKFFALLFNMGIVKKPTIRSYWSNDMLYHTPLYRSVMPRNRFEALLKFLHYANNENCPPPSDPNFDRIYKIRPLVNYLNQKFSEVYTPEKEIAVDESLVHFKGRLHFRQYLPNKRARYGVKLYKLCESTTGYTHKFRVYEGKDSKIEPPECPPVLKTTGKIVWDLVHPLLDQGYNIYLDNFYTSVPLLQCLFAKGTVACGTIRRNQRDLPKIFVRQKLKKGESKAVCKDNMMLVKYQDKRDVLVLTTLHPDRSTPVQVRGTTESAPKPVCIQDYNKFMGGVDLSDQALQPYTALRKTKTWYKKLALHLFQITMYNSFVVYKRAGNTCTYLQFQKNVIKDFLFGDPEGEESRATGSENRIVPGQHFPAVVPRRESGSRQQKRCRVCSKRGIRKCTIYHCETCPHKPGLCIEDCFKIYHTTYDI; encoded by the coding sequence ATGTCAAGGCGTCGCATGTACAGcactgaggaggcatatgccttcttgGCATCTTCCTCTGGTTCAGATAGTGGTGAAGAGTTGTTATATttgccctcttcttcttcctcttccactGATTCTGACGAGGAACCTCCCCGCCACCGCCCTAGGCCAGGTCCTAGTACCAGTCCTAGTACCAATATTGAGCCAGGTCCTAGTGCCATCTCTGAGTGGGCTCCAGCTTCAAACTTTATACCCAATTTGCCTGAGTTTGTGGCCACTGCAGGCATTCGTGTTGACACCGTGGGGTTGAAAGAAGCTGATTTTTTTCAGCTCTTCTTTTCAGAAGAGCTGATTAATTTGATAGTGGAGGAAACCAACCGGTATGCTGAGCAATTCATTGCGGCCAATCCACAGGCATATCATGCTAGGCCTTATCAATGGACGCCAACCAATGCACTAGAgctcaaaaaattttttgcccttttgtttaACATGGGCATAGTTAAAAAGCCCACAATTCGCTCCTATTGGAgtaatgatatgctttaccataCTCCACTGTACCGGTCGGTCATGCCAAGGAATCGGTTTGAAGCCCTCCTCAAATTTCTACATTATGCTAATAATGAAAATTGTCCACCTCCCAGTGATCCAAATTTTGATCGCATATATAAAATTCGGCCCCTTGTTAATTATTTAAATCAAAAATTTTCTGAAGTTTACACCCCAGAAAAAGAGATTGCAGTGGACGAATCTCTTGTGCACTTCAAAGGAAGGTTGCACTTTAGGCAATACCTGCCTAACAAACGGGCCAGGTATGGGGTAAAACTTTATAAGTTGTGCGAGAGCACAACCGGCTATACGCACAAATTCAGAGTCTATGAGGGGAAAGACTCTAAAATAGAGCCCCCAGAGTGTCCCCCCGTACTAAAAACAACGGGAAAAATAGTATGGGATCTAGTTCACCCCCTGCTAGATCAAGGGTATAACATCTACCTTGATAATTTTTACACTAGCGTCCCATTACTACAATGCCTGTTTGCCAAGGGGACTGTGGCCTGTGGTACCATCAGGCGAAATCAAAGGGATCTGCCTAAAATTTTTGTACGGCAAAAGTTGAAGAAGGGGGAAAGCAAGGCTGTGTGCAAGGACAACATGATGCTTGTGAAGTACCAGGACAAGCGTGATGTTCTTGTACTAACCACCTTACACCCAGACAGATCCACCCCTGTCCAAGTCCGTGGTACCACAGAGAGTGCCCCTAAACCGGTGTGTATCCAGGACTATaataagttcatgggaggggtggaTCTGTCAGATCAGGCCTTGCAGCCGTACACTGCCCTACGCAAAACTAAGACCTGGTATAAAAAATTGGCACTGCACCTCTTCCAAATTACCATGTACAATTCATTTGTGGTGTACAAACGTGCAGGAAATACATGCACATACCTGCAATTCCAGAAAAATGTTATTAAGGACTTTCTGTTTGGGGATCCGGAAGGGGAGGAAAGCAGAGCCACAGGATCGGAGAACAGAATAGttccagggcaacattttcctgCGGTAGTTCCCCGTAGAGAATCGGGGAGTAGGCAACAGAAGCGGTGTCGGGTGTGCTCCAAGCGTGGCATTAGAAAATGCACTATATACCACTGTGAGACATGTCCCCACAAACCCGGTCTGTGCATTGAAGACTGTTTTAAAATCTATCACACAACATATGATATCTAA